A part of Magnetococcales bacterium genomic DNA contains:
- a CDS encoding DUF86 domain-containing protein, whose translation MNKDSVYLEHMVICLQKISEYVAGGRADFFRSSLIQDAVLRNLQIMAESSQKLSSDLKQANPLVDWRTLSGFRNVLAHDYLGIDLEIIWQVVEKRVPGLMKAIRNIQVAKEDVP comes from the coding sequence ATGAATAAGGATAGCGTTTATCTGGAGCATATGGTGATCTGCCTTCAGAAGATTTCGGAATATGTGGCTGGGGGCAGAGCAGATTTTTTCCGATCAAGCCTCATTCAGGATGCAGTGCTTCGAAATCTCCAGATCATGGCAGAATCGAGTCAGAAACTCTCCTCGGATCTTAAGCAGGCCAACCCTTTAGTCGACTGGCGAACTTTATCCGGATTCCGGAATGTTCTCGCTCACGATTACCTTGGTATCGATTTGGAGATCATTTGGCAGGTTGTTGAAAAACGTGTGCCTGGGTTGATGAAGGCGATCAGAAATATCCAGGTAGCAAAAGAGGATGTTCCATGA
- a CDS encoding nucleotidyltransferase domain-containing protein, with translation MHPLIAKHRKTILELAEKHGVYHVRVFGSMARGDAGDGSDVDFLVALGEGRDYFDMGALLMDLQDLLQRKVDLVTEKGLHRAIREEVVSMAIPL, from the coding sequence ATGCACCCCCTGATCGCCAAACATCGGAAAACCATCCTGGAGCTGGCCGAAAAGCACGGGGTTTACCATGTCCGTGTGTTCGGCTCCATGGCTCGGGGGGATGCTGGTGATGGGAGCGATGTGGATTTTCTCGTGGCTTTGGGGGAAGGGCGGGATTATTTCGATATGGGGGCGCTGTTGATGGATTTGCAGGATCTGTTGCAGCGCAAAGTCGATCTGGTCACGGAGAAGGGATTGCATCGTGCCATCCGTGAGGAGGTGGTCTCCATGGCGATTCCCTTATGA
- a CDS encoding diguanylate cyclase: MTTPDRSNPLTPDANLADETEIEPEPSYPHLFGKPPSDIGPILSAYSSLQYDNDPGMPRAKRQMIAGGAGVGMVVLAGVVIQTMSLPYSPLVMSLAVVATVVAVIYGWTETHSRSTCTYVGEEGMVFMSRSDMDGPIRVRSFRFANAVQLVKTHRNHVEGEHFLYQKVDQDNVTFTWKDERGGILFEMSGTNYHADSLSEPMVNYLFARAAEESWCNYLMKQATAPLAEKEPVIFPLPRRGEVRMGMDGVAIKSKESTQFVSWESVEGFYHEDPDLVLGLKEGVTAEGEEDLLLLPFRQFPNELFFLRLCETLTGLKGTLPSDHPAAATNLTDPRTGLPGARLFRDRLEVEIGRHSRSGETLAILVVKFDNLPFINHTFANRAGTGAARELAKRLESLIRNTDTAARLTGSEFGVLFPGFAGDEELELTLKKFREVLGEDMPLDAGPVTPQLAIGAATYPRNGDTPATLLKAARKEARVGRYGVLGG; the protein is encoded by the coding sequence ATGACTACCCCTGATCGTTCCAACCCACTCACCCCAGACGCAAACCTCGCTGACGAAACCGAAATCGAACCCGAACCCAGCTATCCCCATCTGTTTGGCAAACCCCCTTCGGATATCGGCCCGATCCTGAGCGCCTACAGCTCCCTGCAATATGACAACGACCCCGGCATGCCCCGAGCCAAACGGCAGATGATTGCCGGGGGAGCTGGGGTGGGAATGGTGGTTTTGGCCGGGGTGGTGATCCAAACCATGTCCCTCCCTTATTCCCCTTTGGTGATGAGCCTGGCAGTGGTGGCGACAGTGGTGGCGGTGATTTATGGCTGGACCGAGACCCACTCCCGCTCCACCTGCACCTATGTGGGGGAGGAGGGAATGGTTTTTATGAGCCGTTCGGATATGGATGGACCGATTCGGGTTCGCTCCTTTCGCTTTGCCAATGCCGTGCAACTGGTTAAAACCCACCGCAACCATGTGGAGGGGGAGCACTTTCTCTATCAGAAGGTAGACCAGGACAATGTCACCTTTACCTGGAAGGATGAGCGAGGGGGGATTCTGTTTGAGATGAGTGGGACGAATTATCATGCGGATTCCTTGAGCGAGCCCATGGTCAACTATCTCTTTGCCCGGGCGGCGGAAGAGAGCTGGTGTAATTATCTGATGAAACAGGCCACCGCTCCTTTGGCAGAAAAGGAGCCGGTGATTTTTCCTCTCCCTCGCCGAGGAGAGGTGCGCATGGGGATGGACGGCGTCGCCATCAAATCCAAGGAGTCGACCCAGTTTGTCTCCTGGGAGAGCGTCGAGGGTTTTTATCATGAAGATCCGGATTTGGTGCTGGGGTTGAAGGAGGGGGTGACCGCAGAGGGGGAAGAGGATTTGCTGCTGCTTCCCTTCCGGCAGTTTCCCAACGAGCTGTTTTTTCTGCGTCTGTGTGAAACCCTCACCGGTTTGAAGGGAACCTTGCCCAGCGATCATCCCGCTGCTGCGACCAACCTGACCGATCCTAGAACCGGGCTGCCGGGGGCGAGGCTGTTTCGGGATCGCCTGGAGGTGGAAATCGGTCGCCACAGCCGCAGTGGGGAGACCCTGGCGATATTGGTGGTCAAGTTTGACAACCTCCCCTTCATCAACCACACCTTCGCCAACCGGGCGGGGACAGGTGCTGCGCGGGAGCTGGCCAAACGTTTGGAATCCTTGATCCGCAACACCGACACCGCAGCACGTTTGACCGGCTCCGAGTTTGGGGTGCTTTTTCCGGGATTTGCCGGTGATGAGGAGCTGGAGCTGACTCTGAAAAAATTCCGGGAGGTGTTGGGGGAGGATATGCCTCTTGACGCAGGCCCGGTCACCCCCCAACTAGCCATCGGTGCTGCCACCTATCCCCGAAATGGCGATACCCCCGCCACCCTCCTCAAAGCCGCCCGCAAGGAGGCCCGGGTGGGGCGCTATGGGGTGCTGGGAGGCTGA
- a CDS encoding amidohydrolase family protein, translating to MKRRAFLKSLAALGGLGLGGCLSDDLMNGVINPCLPGPLPQKLEDHAVVHQAWEGLDPGLVWDCHVHLAGSGGSGSGAWVNPNMKSILHPVQYVGRKVFLNGACVTPGAGEDRAYVDHMLALMADFPAGARLMLLAFDAVYSEKGERDSEASPIFTPNAYAERLVSAHPDRFQWLASVHPYRPDCVEVLEEVSAKGARGVKWLPQAMGINPASPLCDRFYRAMARLDLPLLSHTGAEHALHGPAPQSWANPLLLRRALDQGVRVIAAHCSSLGEYVDVDQGDHGPERPGYELFYRLLNTPDYRGRIFGDLAATLNVNRSEAFMKSLFEREAHFPSLLNGSDYPLPGVPFLLSLGKLERFGLLTGEQSAVLGKIRPYNPLLFDFVLKRTLRWQGRRLPDQAFETGRFFGAGSVGNV from the coding sequence ATGAAACGGCGGGCTTTTTTAAAATCCCTGGCTGCTTTGGGGGGCTTGGGGCTTGGGGGGTGTCTTTCGGATGATCTGATGAACGGGGTGATCAATCCCTGCCTGCCGGGGCCGCTGCCACAAAAACTGGAGGATCATGCTGTCGTCCATCAGGCCTGGGAGGGGCTCGATCCCGGGTTGGTGTGGGATTGTCATGTCCATCTGGCAGGTTCCGGCGGCAGTGGCAGCGGGGCCTGGGTCAACCCCAACATGAAGAGCATTTTACATCCGGTTCAATATGTGGGGCGCAAGGTGTTTTTGAACGGGGCGTGTGTCACCCCGGGTGCGGGAGAAGATCGCGCCTACGTGGATCACATGCTGGCTCTGATGGCGGATTTTCCAGCGGGGGCTCGGCTGATGCTCCTGGCTTTTGATGCGGTATATAGCGAAAAAGGGGAGCGGGATTCTGAGGCGAGTCCGATCTTTACCCCCAACGCCTATGCTGAAAGGCTGGTCAGTGCCCACCCGGATCGTTTTCAGTGGTTGGCCTCGGTTCACCCCTATCGTCCGGATTGTGTGGAGGTGCTGGAAGAAGTATCAGCCAAGGGGGCTCGGGGGGTGAAGTGGCTGCCCCAGGCCATGGGGATCAATCCCGCCTCTCCCCTCTGTGATCGATTTTACCGGGCCATGGCGCGCCTGGATCTGCCCTTGTTGAGCCATACCGGTGCCGAACACGCCCTCCACGGCCCAGCCCCCCAATCCTGGGCCAATCCGTTGCTTCTCAGGCGGGCATTGGATCAGGGGGTTCGGGTGATTGCGGCTCATTGTAGTTCCCTGGGGGAATATGTGGATGTCGATCAGGGGGATCATGGCCCGGAGCGTCCCGGCTATGAACTCTTCTATCGTTTGCTCAATACACCGGACTATCGGGGGCGGATTTTTGGGGATCTGGCGGCCACCTTGAATGTCAATCGCAGCGAAGCATTCATGAAATCCCTGTTTGAGCGGGAGGCGCATTTTCCAAGCCTGCTCAACGGCTCTGACTATCCCCTGCCGGGGGTGCCGTTTTTGTTGAGCCTGGGCAAGCTGGAAAGGTTTGGGTTGTTGACCGGTGAGCAGAGTGCCGTGTTGGGAAAAATACGCCCTTACAACCCCTTGCTCTTCGATTTTGTTCTCAAGCGTACCCTGCGTTGGCAGGGGCGTCGATTGCCGGATCAGGCGTTCGAAACCGGGCGTTTTTTCGGGGCTGGGTCCGTGGGGAATGTTTGA
- a CDS encoding acyl-[ACP]--phospholipid O-acyltransferase, which yields MSQSIMELFKGRRFWPLFVTQFLGALNDNIFKNALVILITYRVAAESGVDGRVLVTVAAGVFILPFFLFSALAGQLSDKYEKSRIIQLVKLGEIAIMILAGIGFALGNPYFLLTVLFLMGSQSALFGPLKYGILPELLSREELVAGNALVEAGTFLAILIGTIAGGLLILADGGVGLVSVGVFIIAVSGWWVSRSIPVQPPAEPGLVVDPHFLRESWRLITYAAARRDLFLAILGISWFWLVGATFLAQFPTFSRDVLHGDQQVVTLLLTLFSVGIGLGSLLSNRLLQGKVDARHVPFGALGITLFSVDLYFASNAAVVTGTELGGAGAFLAHGANWRIGFDLFMIAISGGVYIVPLYALLQDRVEEGHRARIIAANNIMNALFMVVSAVAGVEMLSRGFSVPEIFLTMGLVNLLVAIYICGLLPEAILKALLVRFFALFYRVEVRGQEHLDACGGRAVIVVNHVSFLDAALLAAFLPGRPLFAINTQIAGLWWVKPFLKVVEAFAMDPGNPFATRTLARKVGEGRRLVIFPEGRITVTGSLMKIYEGPGLIADKADAPLLPIRIEGAQYTPLSRLKGKVRQRWFPKITLTILPPRKFAIPEELKGRRRRQFLGQRLYDLLTEMMSDTCNSDRTLFQAIQDARAIHGGKRPILEDVAREPMGYGRLITGSLVLGKKLSRGSRAGEAVGVMLPNSNAVVVTFFALQSRGLVPAMLNYSAGEKNLVSACRTAKLKRVITSRRFVTMAKLEKVAEALAQEVELVWLEDLKEEIGVADKLMGLVQSGLSGWLRLDGYRRAEERAVILFTSGSEGAPKGVVLSHKNLLANCCQLSSRVDYNATDIVFNALPVFHSFGLTGGTLLPIVSGIRTFLYPSPLHYRIVPEAVYDTNATILFGTDTFLSGYARMAHPYDFYSLRHVFAGAEKLRDQTRKVWGEKFGLRILEGYGATETGPALSLNTPMHYKPGTVGRLLPSIEHRLDPVPGIDAGGRLVVKGPNIMLGYLRADNPGVLEPPEQGEYDTGDIVEIDAEGYMAIRGRAKRFAKIAGEMVSLTAVESLAAELWPKAMHAVVTRDGGAKGEALVLVTTQVDAARRALMAHAKASGAAELMVPRDIRPIDKMPLLGTGKTDYPAVNAWVLGENR from the coding sequence ATGAGTCAATCGATCATGGAGCTTTTCAAAGGACGCCGTTTTTGGCCCCTTTTCGTCACCCAGTTTTTAGGGGCATTGAACGACAATATTTTTAAAAATGCGCTGGTCATCCTCATCACCTATCGGGTGGCGGCGGAGTCGGGGGTGGATGGGCGTGTTTTGGTGACGGTGGCTGCGGGTGTTTTCATTCTACCCTTTTTTCTTTTTTCCGCATTGGCTGGTCAACTATCCGATAAATATGAAAAATCCCGCATCATTCAGCTGGTTAAGCTGGGGGAGATCGCCATCATGATTCTGGCGGGAATAGGGTTTGCCTTGGGAAATCCCTATTTTTTGCTGACGGTGCTTTTCTTGATGGGAAGCCAGTCTGCTCTTTTTGGTCCTTTAAAATATGGCATCCTGCCGGAGTTGCTCAGTCGGGAAGAGTTGGTGGCGGGGAATGCCCTGGTGGAGGCGGGCACCTTTTTGGCCATTCTGATCGGCACCATCGCCGGGGGATTGTTGATTCTGGCTGACGGTGGGGTTGGGCTTGTTTCTGTAGGTGTTTTTATCATTGCGGTTTCAGGCTGGTGGGTGAGTCGGTCGATCCCTGTGCAGCCGCCTGCCGAACCGGGGCTTGTGGTGGATCCCCATTTTTTGCGGGAGTCCTGGCGGCTGATCACCTATGCCGCTGCCAGGCGGGATCTCTTTCTGGCGATTCTCGGTATTTCGTGGTTTTGGTTGGTTGGGGCCACCTTTCTGGCACAATTTCCCACCTTTTCCCGGGATGTGCTTCATGGGGATCAGCAGGTGGTGACCCTGCTTTTGACCCTCTTTTCGGTGGGGATTGGTTTGGGTTCGTTGCTGAGCAATCGCCTGTTGCAGGGCAAGGTGGATGCGCGCCACGTCCCCTTCGGTGCTTTGGGGATCACCCTCTTTTCGGTCGATCTCTATTTTGCTTCCAACGCGGCGGTGGTGACGGGTACAGAGCTGGGTGGGGCAGGGGCATTTTTAGCCCATGGGGCCAACTGGCGGATCGGGTTTGATCTTTTCATGATCGCCATCAGTGGTGGGGTTTATATCGTGCCCCTCTATGCGCTTCTTCAGGATCGGGTGGAAGAAGGCCATCGGGCGCGGATTATTGCTGCCAACAACATCATGAATGCCCTTTTTATGGTGGTTTCTGCCGTAGCCGGGGTGGAGATGCTCTCCCGGGGCTTTTCGGTGCCGGAAATATTTCTCACCATGGGGTTGGTTAACCTGCTGGTGGCGATCTATATCTGCGGACTGCTGCCTGAAGCCATTTTAAAAGCCCTGCTGGTACGTTTTTTTGCTTTGTTCTATCGGGTGGAGGTGCGAGGGCAGGAACATTTGGACGCTTGTGGGGGGCGGGCGGTTATTGTGGTCAACCACGTCTCCTTTCTGGATGCAGCGCTTCTCGCAGCCTTTCTCCCGGGACGCCCCCTCTTTGCCATCAATACCCAGATAGCGGGGCTTTGGTGGGTGAAGCCATTTTTGAAGGTGGTGGAAGCCTTCGCCATGGATCCGGGCAACCCTTTTGCGACCCGAACCCTTGCCCGGAAGGTGGGAGAGGGGCGGCGGTTGGTGATCTTTCCCGAGGGGCGGATTACGGTGACGGGCTCGCTGATGAAAATCTACGAGGGTCCGGGGCTCATCGCTGACAAGGCCGATGCCCCCCTGCTCCCCATCCGCATCGAAGGGGCGCAATATACCCCTCTCTCCCGGCTCAAGGGCAAGGTGCGTCAGCGGTGGTTTCCCAAGATCACCCTGACGATTTTGCCGCCTCGTAAATTCGCTATTCCCGAAGAGTTGAAAGGTCGGCGGCGCAGGCAGTTTTTGGGGCAGCGGCTCTATGACCTGCTCACGGAAATGATGAGCGATACCTGCAACTCGGATCGGACCCTGTTTCAGGCGATTCAGGACGCCCGGGCGATCCATGGTGGCAAACGTCCCATCTTGGAGGATGTCGCCCGGGAGCCCATGGGTTATGGTCGGCTTATCACCGGCAGCCTGGTGTTGGGCAAAAAACTATCCCGAGGCAGCCGGGCGGGGGAGGCTGTCGGGGTGATGTTGCCCAACTCCAACGCCGTGGTGGTGACCTTTTTTGCCCTTCAGAGCCGAGGGTTGGTGCCCGCCATGCTCAACTATTCCGCCGGGGAAAAAAACCTGGTTTCGGCCTGCCGCACGGCAAAACTCAAACGGGTCATCACCTCCCGCCGTTTTGTGACCATGGCCAAACTGGAAAAAGTGGCCGAGGCCTTGGCCCAAGAGGTGGAGTTGGTGTGGCTGGAGGATCTTAAGGAAGAGATTGGGGTCGCTGATAAATTAATGGGGCTTGTGCAGAGCGGGCTTTCCGGCTGGCTGCGTTTGGATGGCTATCGGCGGGCTGAGGAGCGGGCTGTGATTCTGTTTACGTCCGGCTCGGAAGGGGCGCCCAAAGGGGTTGTGTTGAGCCACAAAAATCTCCTGGCCAACTGCTGCCAGCTCTCTTCCCGGGTGGATTATAACGCCACTGATATTGTCTTTAACGCCTTGCCGGTGTTTCATTCGTTTGGTTTGACGGGTGGTACTTTGCTGCCGATTGTTTCAGGCATTCGCACCTTTCTCTATCCCTCACCGCTCCATTATCGCATCGTGCCGGAAGCGGTTTATGACACCAACGCGACCATTCTGTTTGGCACCGACACCTTTCTTTCCGGCTATGCCCGCATGGCTCATCCGTACGATTTTTATTCCCTGCGCCATGTTTTTGCCGGGGCGGAAAAGCTTCGGGATCAGACCCGAAAGGTGTGGGGAGAAAAATTTGGCTTGCGGATTTTGGAAGGGTATGGCGCGACTGAAACCGGACCGGCCCTCTCCCTCAACACCCCCATGCACTATAAACCCGGCACCGTGGGTCGCTTGCTTCCCAGTATTGAACACCGCCTGGATCCGGTGCCGGGGATCGATGCCGGGGGGCGGCTGGTGGTGAAGGGGCCTAACATCATGTTGGGCTATCTTCGGGCGGACAATCCCGGCGTGTTGGAGCCGCCGGAGCAGGGAGAGTATGACACTGGCGACATCGTCGAGATCGATGCAGAGGGGTATATGGCGATCCGGGGGCGGGCCAAGCGGTTTGCCAAGATTGCCGGGGAGATGGTCTCTCTCACGGCAGTGGAGAGCTTGGCCGCTGAATTATGGCCCAAGGCGATGCATGCGGTGGTAACCCGGGATGGGGGAGCCAAAGGAGAGGCGCTGGTGCTGGTCACTACTCAGGTTGATGCGGCCAGGCGGGCTTTGATGGCCCACGCCAAGGCCAGTGGTGCGGCGGAATTGATGGTGCCCCGGGATATCCGCCCCATCGACAAGATGCCCTTGCTTGGAACCGGCAAGACCGACTATCCAGCGGTGAATGCCTGGGTTTTGGGGGAGAACAGATGA
- a CDS encoding TetR/AcrR family transcriptional regulator, with amino-acid sequence MARRRNHNREEILVMALAAAREIVTLEGAEALSARRVASQIGYSPGTLYNLFKNLDDLILRVNGVTLDQLRRALIKASRPGLPEEVLPELVGAYLTFTTQNRHLWQLLLEQKRPDEMVLPDWYWDKVERTMAVLERVLDPFFGPEKKAECREAARVFWCGLHGIWALGGSGRLDAVTHHTVADLAQSLTRYFLAGMRHQEAEQPAAFNKGNV; translated from the coding sequence ATGGCTAGGCGCAGAAATCACAATCGGGAAGAGATTTTGGTTATGGCCTTGGCTGCTGCCAGGGAGATCGTCACCCTGGAGGGAGCAGAGGCTTTGTCAGCCCGGCGGGTGGCCTCCCAGATCGGTTATTCTCCGGGGACTCTCTATAATTTATTTAAAAATCTGGACGATCTGATCCTGCGGGTCAACGGTGTGACTCTGGATCAACTGCGCAGGGCGTTGATCAAGGCTTCCAGGCCTGGCTTGCCAGAGGAGGTGTTGCCGGAGTTGGTGGGGGCTTATCTGACGTTTACCACGCAAAACCGTCACCTGTGGCAGCTTCTGTTGGAGCAGAAACGGCCTGATGAGATGGTTTTGCCGGATTGGTATTGGGATAAGGTGGAGCGCACCATGGCGGTTTTGGAAAGGGTGTTGGATCCCTTCTTTGGCCCGGAAAAAAAGGCCGAATGCCGGGAAGCGGCGCGGGTTTTTTGGTGTGGCCTCCATGGCATATGGGCGCTCGGTGGCAGTGGGCGGCTTGATGCCGTTACACACCATACTGTGGCCGATTTGGCCCAATCGTTGACACGCTATTTTTTGGCTGGAATGCGTCATCAAGAGGCGGAACAACCAGCCGCTTTCAATAAGGGGAATGTGTGA
- a CDS encoding DUF4351 domain-containing protein: protein MRFDTTLKEIFQTPPQRLLTILVGQEATELLTVEYPSVKKRLPDLVARLKDGSLFHLELQSHMEADMNWRMLEYYLLIRRQYPQAPLHQLVLFVGRDKPTFETNIAEKMLQFRYDLKDIRYVDCQMMLTSPRIEENLLAILCHLKNPQGTVREILTRIARLSPKVRADQLERLMILAGLRKLETVVQKEVKEMPISIELMDNDFWRDAFLKGEAEGKIKGVQEGRQEGRQEGAASVFVRQVEYRFGPLPNEIQELIDRADKATLEEWSLQVLEAKSLADLFDRVGIKKE from the coding sequence ATGCGCTTTGATACGACCCTCAAAGAGATTTTTCAAACGCCACCCCAGCGGCTCCTCACCATCCTGGTAGGTCAAGAGGCGACTGAACTTTTGACCGTGGAATATCCTTCCGTCAAAAAACGTCTGCCAGACTTGGTAGCCCGTCTGAAGGATGGCAGCCTCTTCCATCTTGAACTGCAAAGCCACATGGAAGCAGATATGAACTGGCGTATGTTGGAATATTATCTGCTGATCCGCAGACAATATCCCCAAGCCCCACTTCACCAACTGGTTCTTTTTGTCGGCAGAGACAAACCAACCTTTGAGACGAATATTGCAGAAAAAATGCTGCAATTCAGATATGATCTGAAGGACATACGCTATGTGGACTGCCAAATGATGCTGACCAGTCCCCGGATAGAGGAAAACCTGCTGGCTATTCTCTGCCACCTGAAAAATCCTCAGGGGACTGTTCGGGAAATCCTAACCCGTATTGCACGCCTTTCACCAAAAGTGCGAGCTGATCAGCTGGAACGACTGATGATTTTGGCAGGACTCCGTAAGCTTGAAACGGTTGTCCAGAAGGAGGTTAAAGAGATGCCTATTTCGATAGAATTGATGGACAATGACTTTTGGCGGGATGCCTTTTTAAAGGGAGAGGCTGAGGGGAAAATCAAAGGAGTCCAGGAAGGGAGGCAAGAAGGGAGGCAGGAAGGTGCAGCATCTGTGTTTGTACGCCAAGTGGAGTATCGCTTTGGGCCTCTTCCAAATGAAATTCAGGAACTAATCGACCGAGCTGACAAAGCCACCCTGGAGGAGTGGAGCTTACAGGTTTTGGAGGCCAAATCCCTGGCCGACCTTTTTGACCGGGTGGGCATCAAAAAAGAATAA
- a CDS encoding hemerythrin family protein, which produces MLDTDFKTWLSGLSRLNPQQRELLIQRLNEPEEAASQNPEDAQQEQLLETALNGDSLADRFEAARGLYGGKYLKIAFEQTSDRFIQWLCLEKNIRSVTDPNILEKYSQNPDAAISNLALIRMGRTTAIIRTEEEGWGRDDLESRNYWDDKRDQWNPAWNVGIGVIDEDHKRLIGIINRLRDAQMKTTMVRQLLPALIAYTATHFNRERKLLEKAGYPRVEEHIVEHQFFIKRLSIIKREMESLSDPKLPKEVETFLFEWLYQHIMIEDKQFGLFLNVQGVV; this is translated from the coding sequence ATGCTGGATACTGATTTTAAAACCTGGCTTTCCGGTTTGAGTCGGCTGAACCCGCAACAGCGGGAGCTTTTGATACAGAGGTTGAACGAACCAGAGGAAGCCGCCAGCCAAAACCCCGAGGATGCACAACAGGAACAACTGTTGGAGACCGCATTGAATGGCGACTCTCTGGCGGATCGGTTTGAGGCGGCGAGGGGGCTTTATGGGGGGAAATATCTGAAAATTGCCTTCGAGCAGACCTCTGACCGTTTTATTCAGTGGCTCTGTCTGGAAAAAAATATTCGCTCGGTCACTGACCCGAATATTCTTGAAAAGTATAGTCAAAATCCAGATGCTGCCATCAGCAACCTGGCTCTGATCCGCATGGGTCGTACCACCGCCATTATCAGAACTGAGGAGGAGGGGTGGGGCCGGGATGATCTGGAATCACGCAACTATTGGGACGACAAGCGGGATCAGTGGAATCCAGCCTGGAACGTGGGAATTGGAGTGATCGACGAAGATCACAAACGATTGATCGGCATTATCAATCGTTTGAGAGATGCCCAGATGAAGACCACAATGGTTCGTCAACTTTTGCCAGCCCTCATCGCTTACACTGCAACCCATTTTAATCGGGAACGCAAGCTGTTGGAAAAAGCGGGCTATCCCAGGGTGGAGGAACACATCGTTGAGCACCAATTTTTCATCAAGCGTCTCAGCATTATCAAGCGAGAGATGGAGAGCCTCTCCGATCCCAAGCTACCCAAGGAGGTAGAGACTTTTCTGTTTGAGTGGCTTTATCAACACATCATGATCGAAGACAAGCAGTTCGGCCTTTTTTTGAACGTGCAGGGGGTGGTGTGA